A window of the Paenibacillus woosongensis genome harbors these coding sequences:
- a CDS encoding TIGR01440 family protein, translated as MDRERTEQSLREQAAEVLEELVSAASLGSGHLVVIGASTSEVAGQRIGTAGAENIAAELYAGFAEVQSKHGFELAFQCCEHLNRALVMERSVLERLGLTEVAAVPVPKAGGSMAAAAYRQLKQPCLAESVQAHAGLDVGETLIGMHLKRVAVPYRPARRYIGQARVTAAWTRPKLIGGERAVYQLPEVQDSHLCD; from the coding sequence ATGGATAGAGAACGAACGGAGCAATCGCTTCGCGAGCAAGCGGCCGAGGTGCTGGAAGAACTGGTCTCCGCAGCTTCCCTCGGATCCGGGCATCTGGTCGTCATCGGAGCTAGTACAAGCGAGGTGGCGGGCCAGCGGATCGGTACGGCTGGCGCAGAGAATATAGCCGCTGAATTGTATGCCGGATTTGCTGAAGTACAGAGCAAGCATGGCTTTGAGCTAGCCTTTCAATGCTGCGAGCATTTGAACCGGGCACTGGTCATGGAGCGTTCTGTGCTGGAGCGGCTGGGTTTAACTGAAGTTGCGGCTGTGCCTGTGCCGAAGGCAGGCGGCTCCATGGCAGCTGCGGCATATCGCCAGCTGAAGCAGCCCTGCCTGGCAGAAAGCGTTCAGGCTCATGCCGGCCTGGATGTCGGCGAGACGCTGATCGGCATGCATCTAAAGCGCGTGGCTGTTCCTTATCGCCCAGCGCGGCGGTATATCGGGCAGGCCAGGGTGACCGCAGCCTGGACGCGGCCGAAATTGATCGGCGGGGAACGGGCGGTCTATCAGCTGCCGGAGGTGCAGGATTCGCATCTGTGCGATTGA
- a CDS encoding low molecular weight protein arginine phosphatase, producing the protein MRILFVCTGNTCRSPMAEGIFRKLARERGIDAEVASAGVAAVAGLPISRHAEGVLKDWGVHDQITSTPLHAELIEWADLILTLTAGHKQQAITAFPEKADKIYTLKEYVEDDEIVLAEQAELSRLIADLELSRALGQALDEAKEQRIRELLQRMPRYDISDPFGGSREDYDLTAQEISTALEKLIAKLERERLR; encoded by the coding sequence TTGCGAATATTGTTTGTATGCACCGGCAATACTTGCCGCAGTCCGATGGCGGAAGGAATATTCCGCAAGCTGGCGCGGGAGCGGGGAATCGATGCGGAGGTTGCTTCGGCGGGCGTGGCCGCGGTGGCGGGTCTGCCGATCTCCCGGCATGCCGAAGGCGTGCTGAAGGATTGGGGAGTCCATGACCAGATCACATCAACCCCGCTTCATGCCGAATTGATCGAGTGGGCCGATCTAATACTTACGCTGACTGCGGGGCATAAGCAGCAGGCGATAACCGCCTTCCCGGAGAAGGCGGATAAAATTTATACGTTGAAGGAATATGTCGAGGATGATGAGATTGTTCTGGCTGAGCAGGCCGAGCTTAGCCGGTTGATCGCTGATCTTGAACTGAGCCGCGCGCTGGGTCAAGCTTTGGATGAGGCTAAGGAGCAGCGGATTCGCGAGCTGCTGCAGCGGATGCCGCGGTACGACATTTCCGATCCATTCGGAGGCAGCCGTGAGGATTATGACCTTACGGCCCAAGAAATCAGTACCGCCCTGGAGAAGCTCATTGCGAAGCTCGAGAGAGAGCGTTTACGTTAA
- a CDS encoding manganese efflux pump MntP, with protein sequence MAVVYERLGELLTIALMAAALGMDAFSLGIGIGMRGVRSMEIFRISLLVALFHFLMPLLGVVAGQYVGELLGGLSKYVSGSLLVLLGGHMIWNSLFGGNERIVNYRSFFGILLFSLSVSVDSFSVGVSLGMFHSDLLLTVIAFAVFGGIMSILGLLLGRGVGSRLGEYGEAAGGAILLAFGLIFIF encoded by the coding sequence ATGGCTGTAGTATACGAGCGGCTGGGTGAATTGTTAACGATAGCTTTAATGGCCGCAGCTTTGGGAATGGACGCCTTTTCCCTGGGAATCGGTATAGGTATGCGCGGCGTAAGGAGCATGGAAATATTCCGGATCAGCTTGCTGGTTGCTTTGTTCCATTTTTTGATGCCGCTGCTGGGCGTCGTTGCCGGACAATATGTGGGGGAATTGCTGGGAGGGCTGTCCAAGTACGTATCCGGCAGCTTGCTTGTGCTCCTAGGGGGGCATATGATATGGAACTCGCTTTTTGGCGGCAATGAGCGGATCGTGAATTACCGTTCATTTTTTGGAATATTGCTGTTTTCGCTAAGCGTAAGCGTGGACTCCTTTTCCGTAGGTGTATCCCTGGGCATGTTCCATAGCGACCTGCTGCTGACGGTCATTGCTTTTGCCGTGTTCGGCGGGATCATGTCGATCCTGGGTCTGCTGCTCGGCCGGGGTGTAGGAAGCCGGCTGGGGGAATATGGGGAAGCTGCAGGCGGCGCCATTTTGCTTGCGTTTGGACTAATTTTCATCTTTTGA
- a CDS encoding DUF72 domain-containing protein, with product MISVGLTGWGDHDDLYPPGTPSRQKLGWYARHFPVVEVDSSFYAVLGRDTYSRWLEMTPPSFTFILKAYQGMTGHARGKVPFEGPGVMFQAYLDSIAPVVESGRLRAVMFQFPPWFDCNPDHVRQLRAVRKWMGRLPLALEFRHQSWFAEGMRERTLDFMREEGWIHIVCDEPQVGLGSVPTVLEPTDERLTIVRLHGRNAAGWTQSGAPNWREIRYLYRYNREELTEWRDKLRVLESRGAKEICMIFNNNSGGDAASNAREMMEILGMEPAELPPSQLDLFGE from the coding sequence ATGATATCTGTCGGGCTTACCGGGTGGGGAGACCATGACGATCTGTATCCGCCCGGCACGCCGTCCAGGCAGAAGCTGGGATGGTACGCCCGTCATTTTCCCGTTGTGGAAGTCGACAGCTCGTTTTATGCCGTATTGGGCAGGGATACGTATTCCCGCTGGCTGGAGATGACGCCGCCTTCGTTTACTTTTATTCTCAAGGCCTATCAAGGCATGACCGGGCACGCCCGGGGAAAGGTCCCGTTCGAGGGGCCGGGAGTCATGTTCCAGGCTTATCTGGATTCGATCGCGCCGGTCGTGGAATCTGGACGTCTTCGTGCGGTGATGTTCCAGTTCCCGCCTTGGTTCGACTGCAATCCCGATCATGTCCGGCAGCTGCGGGCGGTCAGGAAATGGATGGGGCGGCTGCCGCTAGCGCTTGAGTTCAGGCACCAGAGCTGGTTTGCCGAGGGGATGCGCGAGCGGACGCTGGACTTTATGCGTGAGGAAGGCTGGATTCATATCGTCTGCGACGAGCCTCAAGTAGGCCTGGGCTCGGTGCCTACGGTGCTTGAGCCAACGGACGAGCGGCTGACGATCGTCCGGCTCCACGGCAGGAATGCCGCCGGCTGGACGCAAAGCGGTGCGCCCAATTGGAGGGAGATCCGTTATTTGTACCGCTATAATCGAGAGGAATTGACGGAATGGCGGGATAAGCTTCGCGTGTTGGAGTCGCGGGGGGCGAAGGAAATCTGCATGATTTTTAATAATAACTCCGGTGGTGATGCGGCTTCGAACGCCCGGGAGATGATGGAAATTCTCGGGATGGAGCCGGCGGAGCTGCCGCCTTCCCAGCTTGATTTATTTGGTGAGTAG
- a CDS encoding L-threonylcarbamoyladenylate synthase has translation MNDKDQVKEPIKEIGIKKPQGANASDGERTCWWDVTGTGGDKAIAEAAAVLAAGGTVAFPTETVYGLGADARSTAAVESIFAAKGRPSDNPLIVHIADVKQLDGLVTEVNETARALMEAYWPGPLTLVLPAAPGAISPRVTAGLSTVAVRMPAHDIALRLIAAAGCPVAAPSANRSGRPSPTLAQHVGEDLAGVIDGIVDGGPTGVGVESTVVEAGPDGTVTVLRPGGITAEQLARIAPGGVTLDPALREAGGAQDIPAPKSPGMKYTHYAPRGTLRIVRGAAAEAVAARIAAELEAAALRGEVTGVLAFDEHLPYFRADCVLSLGSVHALETAAHRLYAALRRFDERGVTYMLAEACPEDGLGAAVMNRLLKAAGHDVIDV, from the coding sequence ATGAACGATAAGGATCAGGTCAAGGAACCGATAAAGGAGATCGGCATAAAGAAGCCGCAAGGTGCAAATGCATCGGATGGAGAGCGGACGTGCTGGTGGGATGTCACAGGAACGGGCGGCGATAAGGCAATCGCGGAGGCGGCGGCGGTGCTGGCGGCCGGAGGAACGGTGGCCTTTCCGACCGAGACGGTGTACGGCCTCGGTGCGGACGCCCGGAGCACGGCAGCGGTGGAGTCGATTTTTGCCGCCAAAGGGCGGCCTTCCGACAACCCGCTGATCGTGCATATCGCCGACGTGAAGCAGCTGGACGGTCTCGTCACCGAGGTGAACGAGACGGCGCGCGCGCTCATGGAGGCTTATTGGCCGGGGCCGCTGACGCTGGTGCTTCCAGCGGCACCCGGCGCCATCTCGCCGCGCGTGACGGCGGGGCTGTCCACCGTGGCCGTGCGGATGCCGGCCCACGACATAGCGCTGCGGCTGATTGCCGCAGCAGGTTGTCCGGTGGCGGCGCCCAGCGCCAACCGGTCGGGGCGGCCGAGCCCCACGCTGGCACAGCATGTGGGCGAGGATCTGGCCGGCGTGATCGATGGCATCGTCGACGGCGGGCCCACGGGGGTGGGCGTGGAATCGACGGTGGTGGAGGCCGGCCCGGACGGCACGGTCACCGTGCTCCGCCCCGGCGGGATCACGGCCGAGCAGCTCGCCCGCATCGCCCCGGGCGGCGTGACCCTGGACCCCGCCCTGCGGGAGGCGGGCGGGGCCCAGGACATCCCGGCACCGAAGTCGCCGGGAATGAAGTACACGCACTATGCGCCGCGCGGCACGCTGCGCATCGTGCGTGGGGCCGCCGCCGAAGCCGTGGCGGCCCGGATCGCCGCCGAGCTCGAGGCGGCCGCGCTGCGCGGGGAAGTGACGGGCGTGCTCGCGTTCGACGAGCACCTCCCTTACTTCCGCGCCGACTGCGTGCTCTCGCTCGGCAGCGTCCATGCGCTGGAGACGGCTGCGCACCGTCTCTACGCGGCGCTCCGCCGCTTCGACGAGCGCGGCGTCACGTACATGCTGGCCGAGGCCTGTCCTGAGGACGGCCTCGGCGCCGCCGTCATGAACCGCCTGCTTAAAGCGGCGGGACATGACGTCATAGATGTATAA
- the prmC gene encoding peptide chain release factor N(5)-glutamine methyltransferase yields MNRDGVSYTLSDKHNISEARREASSFLAAAGVQEPDSNAELLIRHVLGLEGAAYLAALRDPFPREKKEAWEEVIRRKAAGEPAQYIIGEQEFYGLTFQVTPAVLIPRPETELLVEAIVQQADRLPAGGALYAADIGTGSGAIAAALKHLRPNWRVAASDISPDALAVAQGNVRRLGLDVAFKQGNLLEPFAGEPLDIVVSNPPYIPADVIAGLQPEVRDYEPRTALDGGPDGLAPYREMMAQLALLPQPPRLIGFELGLGQAADVAEMLRAAGHWQEIVTVPDLAGIDRHVLGVAIH; encoded by the coding sequence TTGAACAGAGACGGCGTAAGCTATACCCTATCTGACAAGCACAATATTTCGGAAGCCCGCAGAGAGGCTTCTTCTTTTTTAGCGGCGGCGGGCGTGCAGGAGCCGGACTCCAACGCCGAGCTGCTGATCCGGCATGTGCTCGGCCTGGAGGGCGCCGCTTATTTGGCGGCGCTGCGCGATCCGTTCCCGCGCGAGAAGAAGGAAGCGTGGGAGGAAGTGATCCGCCGCAAAGCGGCGGGCGAGCCAGCGCAGTACATTATCGGGGAGCAGGAATTCTACGGCCTGACCTTTCAGGTCACGCCGGCTGTGCTGATTCCCCGCCCGGAGACGGAGCTGCTCGTGGAGGCGATCGTGCAGCAGGCCGATCGCCTGCCGGCCGGCGGCGCGCTGTATGCCGCCGACATCGGCACCGGCAGCGGCGCGATTGCCGCTGCCTTGAAGCACCTGCGCCCGAACTGGCGCGTGGCGGCGAGCGATATCTCGCCGGACGCGCTGGCGGTGGCGCAGGGCAATGTCCGGCGGCTCGGCCTGGATGTGGCGTTCAAGCAGGGGAACCTGCTTGAGCCGTTTGCGGGCGAGCCGCTGGACATCGTGGTGTCCAATCCGCCGTACATTCCGGCGGATGTGATCGCGGGCCTCCAGCCGGAGGTGCGCGACTACGAGCCGCGCACCGCACTTGACGGAGGCCCGGACGGTCTGGCGCCATACCGCGAGATGATGGCGCAGCTTGCGCTGCTTCCGCAGCCGCCCCGCCTGATCGGCTTTGAGCTGGGCCTGGGGCAGGCCGCCGATGTAGCCGAGATGCTGCGGGCTGCCGGGCATTGGCAGGAGATCGTGACCGTACCGGATTTGGCCGGAATTGACCGGCATGTCCTGGGCGTCGCGATCCACTGA
- the prfA gene encoding peptide chain release factor 1: MLDRLQSLADRYEKLSELLCDPDVANDTKKLRDYSKEQSDLQPAYEAYTEYKKVIEELEAAKAMQAEKLDDEMREMVKMEIEELSARQQELEEQIRILLLPKDPNDDKNVIVEIRGAAGGDEAALFAADLYRMYTRFADNQGWKVDVMDVNESDLGGFKEIIFMINGRGAYSKMKYESGAHRVQRIPATESGGRIHTSTSTVAVMPEAEEVDVEILDKDIRVDTFCSSGAGGQSVNTTKSAVRVTHIPTGIVATCQDGKSQNSNKEKALQVLRARISDMMRQEEEAKYAGERKSKVGTGDRSERIRTYNFPQSRVTDHRIGLTVHKLDQVMNGDIEEFVSALTLAEQAEMMDKGE; this comes from the coding sequence TTGTTAGATCGACTTCAATCCCTGGCTGATCGTTATGAGAAACTGAGCGAATTGCTCTGCGATCCGGATGTAGCGAATGACACGAAGAAACTAAGGGATTATTCCAAGGAACAATCGGACTTGCAGCCTGCTTACGAGGCTTATACCGAATATAAGAAAGTCATCGAAGAGCTCGAGGCGGCGAAAGCTATGCAGGCCGAGAAGCTGGACGATGAAATGCGTGAAATGGTCAAGATGGAAATTGAGGAGCTGTCCGCCCGCCAGCAGGAGCTGGAGGAGCAGATTCGCATTCTTCTTTTGCCTAAAGACCCGAACGATGACAAGAACGTTATCGTGGAAATCCGCGGTGCGGCTGGCGGGGACGAAGCGGCTTTGTTTGCGGCCGACTTGTACCGCATGTATACGCGCTTTGCTGACAACCAAGGCTGGAAAGTGGATGTCATGGACGTCAACGAGAGCGATCTCGGCGGCTTCAAGGAAATTATTTTCATGATTAACGGCCGCGGCGCTTACAGCAAAATGAAATACGAGAGCGGTGCGCATCGCGTACAGCGTATCCCGGCGACGGAGTCGGGCGGACGGATTCATACTTCCACCTCCACGGTAGCGGTTATGCCGGAAGCCGAGGAAGTGGACGTCGAGATTCTCGACAAGGATATCCGCGTCGATACGTTCTGCTCCAGCGGTGCAGGCGGACAGTCCGTTAACACCACGAAGTCGGCCGTGCGGGTCACGCATATCCCGACGGGGATTGTGGCGACGTGTCAGGACGGCAAATCGCAGAACTCCAATAAGGAGAAGGCGCTGCAGGTGCTTCGGGCCCGGATTTCCGATATGATGCGCCAAGAGGAAGAGGCGAAATACGCCGGCGAGCGGAAGAGCAAAGTGGGTACAGGTGACCGCAGTGAGCGGATTCGTACGTATAACTTCCCGCAGAGCCGGGTAACCGACCATCGGATCGGTCTGACTGTTCATAAGCTGGATCAGGTGATGAACGGGGATATCGAAGAGTTTGTATCCGCGCTGACCCTGGCGGAGCAAGCTGAAATGATGGATAAAGGAGAATAA
- a CDS encoding Cof-type HAD-IIB family hydrolase encodes MPALNAPVAGRRAIVFFDIDGTLLDHRKRLPGSAKEAIQALQDLGHEVALATGRSPFMLQRVAEELGIDSYIGFNGQYVVMKGERIYTNPFRKEELDELSRFAEANGHPLVYLNADSMRSSMTHHPYVEECITSLEYAHPPCDPEYFRGRSIYQTMLFCEEPEDQQYRERFAGLSFVRWHPFSLDVLPGGGSKASGIAQLIHRLGFEPEEAYAFGDNLNDLEMLQYVGHGIAMGNAPDCVKQAAKYVTADVDRHGIARGLQMVGLLP; translated from the coding sequence ATGCCGGCCCTGAATGCACCGGTGGCAGGCCGCCGAGCCATTGTGTTTTTCGATATTGACGGCACGTTGCTGGACCATCGCAAGCGGCTGCCCGGTTCAGCGAAGGAAGCCATTCAAGCCCTGCAAGATCTTGGCCACGAGGTTGCGCTGGCGACGGGCCGCTCCCCGTTTATGCTGCAGCGGGTAGCTGAAGAGCTGGGAATCGATTCCTACATCGGGTTTAACGGCCAGTACGTCGTAATGAAGGGGGAGCGCATTTATACGAACCCGTTCCGGAAGGAAGAACTGGACGAATTGTCCCGGTTCGCCGAGGCAAACGGACATCCGCTGGTTTATTTAAATGCAGATTCCATGCGCAGCAGCATGACGCACCATCCCTATGTCGAAGAATGCATAACATCGCTGGAATACGCTCATCCTCCGTGTGATCCCGAATACTTCCGAGGGCGTTCCATTTATCAGACGATGCTATTCTGCGAGGAGCCGGAGGACCAGCAGTACCGGGAAAGGTTTGCAGGGCTCAGTTTTGTGCGCTGGCATCCCTTCTCGCTGGACGTCCTCCCGGGCGGAGGCTCGAAAGCGAGCGGCATCGCCCAGCTCATTCATAGACTGGGCTTCGAGCCGGAGGAAGCCTACGCGTTCGGCGACAACCTGAACGATCTGGAGATGCTGCAGTACGTGGGGCACGGCATTGCGATGGGGAATGCGCCAGACTGCGTCAAGCAAGCTGCAAAGTACGTGACGGCGGATGTAGACCGTCATGGAATCGCTCGCGGACTGCAAATGGTGGGACTGCTGCCGTGA
- a CDS encoding ABC transporter ATP-binding protein, which produces MTIQLKQVSKTFGSFQALQSINLNIADGEFVAILGPSGCGKTTLLRMLAGFEQPTSGEITIGGSVVASSRSSLPPEKRRIGMVFQNFALWPHMNIYEHVRFPIRTHKETPRAIREREEERINEVLQLVGLAHLAKRMPHELSGGQKQRVAIARAIAPQPALLLMDEPLSSLDAMLRMDMRREIQSVHRETGSAIVYVTHDQGEALSMADRIVVMKDGRIEQVGTPQEIYLRPQTEFVARFVSKANLIQGSWSGNRFMPLGADPSTFWPGDAVADCFKSQGLYPVRPDQFRLEPAHTGGLYGEIVNVQFQGKEFNYDVRAAGQQWEVISPAAFKLHDQVTLHIPGVASKASLDASSSTGSSSTPDAAPLQVTSGW; this is translated from the coding sequence ATGACGATTCAATTGAAACAGGTGAGTAAGACATTCGGGAGTTTTCAGGCTTTGCAATCCATCAACTTAAACATTGCGGACGGTGAATTCGTAGCGATTCTAGGTCCCTCGGGTTGTGGCAAAACGACTCTGCTGCGCATGCTCGCGGGCTTTGAACAACCGACCTCCGGGGAGATTACCATAGGCGGCAGCGTCGTAGCTTCCTCCCGATCCAGTCTTCCCCCGGAAAAAAGACGAATCGGCATGGTGTTCCAGAACTTTGCCCTCTGGCCGCATATGAATATTTATGAGCATGTCCGGTTTCCGATTCGGACGCATAAGGAGACGCCGCGGGCGATTCGCGAGCGGGAGGAGGAGCGGATTAACGAGGTACTCCAGCTTGTGGGTCTCGCGCATCTCGCCAAGCGGATGCCGCATGAGCTGTCCGGCGGTCAGAAGCAGCGGGTCGCCATTGCCCGGGCGATCGCACCTCAGCCGGCGCTGCTGCTGATGGACGAACCGCTGAGCAGTCTGGACGCGATGCTGCGGATGGACATGCGCCGGGAAATCCAGTCCGTGCATCGCGAGACGGGCTCTGCGATCGTTTATGTGACGCATGACCAGGGAGAGGCCTTGTCCATGGCTGACCGGATCGTCGTCATGAAGGACGGCCGAATCGAGCAGGTCGGCACGCCGCAGGAAATTTATTTGCGTCCGCAAACCGAATTTGTGGCCCGTTTCGTGTCCAAGGCAAATTTAATACAGGGAAGCTGGAGCGGCAACCGCTTTATGCCGCTCGGTGCCGACCCTTCGACGTTTTGGCCTGGAGACGCCGTTGCGGACTGCTTCAAATCACAGGGACTGTACCCGGTGCGGCCTGATCAATTCCGGCTTGAGCCGGCTCACACCGGTGGGCTGTACGGAGAAATCGTAAATGTCCAGTTTCAAGGGAAAGAGTTCAATTATGACGTCCGCGCAGCAGGCCAGCAATGGGAAGTGATCTCTCCCGCCGCCTTCAAGCTCCATGACCAGGTTACACTGCATATTCCCGGCGTAGCATCGAAGGCTTCCTTGGATGCTTCCTCTAGCACAGGCTCAAGTTCAACGCCGGACGCAGCTCCGCTCCAGGTTACATCAGGGTGGTGA
- a CDS encoding ABC transporter permease has translation MTEINTPGAASSSRNMAAAAGIIATFFFFVLPIVKLVLLSIQGEQGFSLNYYAELLQQERFWRTMRYTFVIVTGSTLLSVILGMTAAWLMAYTDLSHKKWLHLLMLLCFVLPSYVLTLSWSSFMSPQGWMAVLLQWFSPGAQPWSMYSVGGIIFVMGIHHFPLVYLFTVNVLRKIPRDLEWAASTGGAGRWKTFVRITMPLALPGVTAGGLLVFLASLDNFGIPAFLGTPVNISVLSTLIYEEIIGFGPSAFGRGASLSVILGLIAVLGTLLQWLSVRKSKQADSLRPDEEPRYSLGKHRYWVNPVLWGGLMFITIIPLFSMISLSLKKSYGGKGVGNLTLDNYRYILLDNPSTWKSILNSLMLSMTTLIVCLIIGTLFAYFRVRRPSKINRLAELAISVPYTLPGIVFALSMILVWMEPIPGWNPGIYGTTTILFIAYVCRFLILQIRAGVTAFAQVDASMEEAARISGAGAWRRWRKILLPLLLPGLLSGALLVFLTALTELTVSALLYSSGSQTIGVAIFGFEQAGNTLYSTALSSLIVFLIFAGAGLLGLLQKFTFRKGVQS, from the coding sequence ATGACGGAAATCAATACTCCCGGCGCTGCCTCATCGAGCCGAAACATGGCCGCTGCTGCGGGAATCATCGCGACATTCTTCTTCTTCGTTTTGCCGATCGTTAAGCTTGTGCTGCTTAGCATACAGGGAGAGCAGGGCTTCTCCCTTAATTATTATGCGGAGCTGCTGCAGCAGGAACGTTTCTGGAGAACGATGAGGTATACCTTTGTGATCGTTACCGGTTCAACCTTGCTGTCCGTCATCCTGGGGATGACTGCGGCATGGCTGATGGCCTACACCGATTTATCGCATAAAAAATGGCTGCATCTCCTGATGCTTCTTTGCTTCGTGCTGCCCTCCTATGTTCTGACTTTATCTTGGTCGTCTTTTATGAGCCCGCAGGGGTGGATGGCTGTTCTGCTGCAGTGGTTCAGTCCGGGGGCCCAGCCTTGGAGCATGTATAGCGTGGGCGGCATTATATTTGTCATGGGCATTCATCATTTTCCGCTTGTGTATTTATTTACGGTCAACGTGCTGAGAAAAATCCCCCGGGATTTGGAATGGGCTGCGAGCACGGGCGGTGCCGGGAGATGGAAGACCTTTGTCCGGATCACCATGCCTCTGGCTTTGCCTGGCGTCACGGCAGGCGGGCTGCTCGTCTTCCTCGCCTCCCTGGATAACTTCGGAATTCCCGCTTTTCTAGGGACGCCGGTCAACATCAGCGTATTAAGCACGCTGATTTATGAGGAGATTATAGGCTTTGGGCCGTCCGCTTTTGGGCGGGGGGCTTCCTTGTCCGTCATCCTCGGCTTGATCGCAGTACTAGGCACGCTGCTGCAGTGGCTGTCCGTCCGCAAAAGCAAGCAGGCGGATTCCCTGCGGCCCGACGAGGAGCCGCGCTATTCGCTCGGCAAGCACCGCTATTGGGTCAATCCGGTGTTGTGGGGCGGTCTTATGTTCATCACGATCATTCCGTTGTTTTCGATGATTAGCCTTTCGCTTAAAAAATCCTATGGAGGCAAAGGCGTCGGCAATTTGACCCTGGATAATTACCGCTACATTCTGCTGGACAATCCGTCCACCTGGAAGTCGATTCTGAACAGCCTGATGCTCTCCATGACAACCCTGATCGTCTGCCTGATCATCGGTACCTTGTTTGCCTATTTCCGGGTGCGCAGACCTTCGAAAATCAATCGTCTGGCGGAGCTGGCGATCTCTGTCCCTTATACGCTGCCGGGCATTGTCTTTGCCTTGTCCATGATTCTTGTATGGATGGAGCCAATCCCGGGCTGGAATCCGGGCATCTACGGGACAACAACGATTTTATTTATCGCCTATGTCTGCCGGTTCCTCATTCTGCAAATTCGGGCAGGGGTGACCGCGTTTGCGCAGGTCGACGCCTCCATGGAAGAAGCTGCGCGCATTTCAGGGGCCGGAGCCTGGCGGCGCTGGCGAAAAATCCTGCTGCCGCTGCTGCTGCCAGGGCTGCTTAGCGGAGCGCTGCTCGTCTTTCTGACGGCATTGACCGAATTAACGGTTTCGGCGCTGCTCTACTCTTCGGGTTCCCAGACGATCGGAGTAGCGATTTTCGGATTTGAACAGGCCGGAAACACCCTTTATTCCACGGCCTTATCGAGCCTCATCGTGTTCCTGATTTTTGCGGGCGCGGGATTGCTGGGACTTCTTCAGAAATTTACTTTCCGAAAAGGGGTGCAATCATGA
- a CDS encoding ABC transporter substrate-binding protein — protein sequence MYINQERVFTFKKTSVIAVMAAAMMIFSACGSLAKPAANGNAGTPAAGSEQSQSGGAAPAAIAGQLTFYTSQPEEDAAQLVQAFNNKYPDVKVETFRSGTEEVTAKIQAEKQAGSVQADVLLLADAVTFEGLKQEDLLLSYKSPEAEHIADELVDPDGMYTGTKVIATILAANTDKVSTLPTSWQALASADSKDAAIMPSPLYSGAAAYNIGVFSRTEGFGWDYLQVLKDNNISVIKGNGAVLKAVASGEKSYGMVVDYMVVREKAKGSPIDLSYPSEGVPIITEPIAIMKGTDNQEAAQAFVDFVLSEEGQKLSVEIGYTPIRKGVAPPEGLKGIADIKILSGDLNTLTQEREADKKKFTELFGN from the coding sequence ATGTACATAAACCAAGAGAGAGTGTTTACATTTAAAAAGACTTCGGTCATCGCCGTCATGGCGGCAGCGATGATGATATTCAGCGCCTGTGGTTCGCTGGCCAAGCCGGCTGCTAACGGGAACGCAGGCACCCCTGCAGCAGGATCAGAGCAGTCCCAGTCTGGAGGAGCAGCGCCTGCTGCGATCGCGGGACAGCTCACATTCTATACATCCCAGCCGGAAGAGGATGCCGCGCAGCTGGTTCAAGCGTTCAACAATAAATATCCGGACGTCAAAGTGGAGACCTTCCGTTCGGGAACGGAGGAGGTTACTGCCAAAATTCAGGCGGAGAAGCAGGCGGGCAGCGTGCAGGCCGACGTATTGCTGCTAGCGGATGCCGTTACCTTTGAAGGATTGAAGCAGGAAGATTTGCTGTTGTCCTACAAGTCGCCAGAGGCGGAGCATATCGCTGATGAGCTCGTAGACCCAGACGGTATGTATACCGGAACGAAAGTCATCGCCACAATTCTAGCAGCCAATACCGATAAGGTGTCTACTCTGCCGACATCCTGGCAGGCGCTTGCCTCCGCGGACAGCAAGGATGCCGCGATTATGCCGAGCCCGCTCTATTCCGGTGCCGCTGCCTATAACATCGGTGTATTTTCACGGACGGAAGGCTTTGGCTGGGATTACCTCCAGGTGCTGAAAGACAACAACATCTCGGTGATTAAAGGGAATGGAGCCGTATTAAAAGCGGTTGCCAGCGGGGAGAAATCTTACGGCATGGTCGTTGACTATATGGTCGTCCGCGAGAAAGCGAAGGGCTCCCCGATCGATTTGAGCTATCCGTCCGAAGGGGTACCGATCATTACGGAGCCGATTGCAATTATGAAGGGTACGGATAATCAGGAAGCCGCGCAAGCCTTTGTTGACTTCGTCCTGTCTGAGGAAGGTCAGAAGCTGTCTGTAGAGATTGGATATACACCGATTCGCAAAGGTGTCGCACCGCCGGAGGGCTTGAAGGGAATCGCGGATATTAAGATTCTTTCCGGTGATCTGAACACGCTGACCCAGGAGCGCGAAGCCGATAAGAAGAAATTTACGGAACTATTCGGTAACTAA